The Halomonas sp. KG2 genome segment TTCCGGCATTGATTCCATTTGCCTTGCGCGGTGTGTCTGTAAAGGCGGCATCGGCGACAGAGTTGTTGCGTCGAAATCTGCTGATTTATGGACTGGGTGGGCTGCTACTGCCATTCCCCGCCATCAAGCTTCTCGACATGCTGATTGCGTTATTTATCTAGGAGAAACGTGATGAATGTAGATATGAAACGCCAGATCGCTGCGAATGACGAGGTGCTACAGGCAAAGGCCTCCTGGGGCAATGCACTTCGCTTTATGGTGGTAATGGCCGTTCTTCTGGGACTGATTTACCCGTTGGTTACCACAACACTGGGCGGCTGGTTATTCCCCGAGCAAGCGCAAGGGAGTTTGATTCGAGATGCCTCTGGTCGGGTGGTCGGGTCAAGCCTGGTATCCCAGACGTTTGTCAGCGATGAGTACTTTATTGGTCGCCCATCAGCGGCGGGCAATGACGCAGGTGGCGTCTCAGGATCTAATCTGGCGCCGAGTAACGTATCGCTGCGCGAGCGCGCCCAGGCAGATGCAAATGTCATTGCTCAACGTGAAGACGTAAGTGTCGATCAAATCCCTGTTGATCTGATTACCGCGTCTGGCTCCGGTATCGACCCGCATATCTCCCTCGAGGCGGCTGAGCTACAGGTTGCCAGAGTAGCGCAAGCACGCGGCATCGACGAAGCTACTGTGATGGCGCTAATTGATCAAGCACTTGAAAACACAGGCTGGCTGGGCTCGCCGGTGGTGAATGTGTTGCGGCTGAATGTCAGTTTGGATGATCGTTTTCCAGTATCATCAACCACCGCAGCGCCATTAACCCCAGCTCCCGTCACCCCGGTGGCTTCAGACACCATGGAGTAAACCAATGTATTCAGCGGATCAGCGACCCGATCCCAATACATTGCTAAAAGCCGCGCGCCGAGAGGCGCGCGGCTGTTTGCGTGTATTTCTGGGAGCCGCACCCGGTGTGGGTAAGACATACACCATGCTTCGCACCGCCCGTGAACGGGCAGAGGAAGGTGAAGATATTGTCATTGGCGTGGTGGAGTCGCATGGGCGCGCAGATACCGAAGCCTTGTGCGATGGGGTGGAGCGGCTTCCGCTAGCGCCTTTAAAG includes the following:
- the kdpC gene encoding potassium-transporting ATPase subunit KdpC, encoding MNVDMKRQIAANDEVLQAKASWGNALRFMVVMAVLLGLIYPLVTTTLGGWLFPEQAQGSLIRDASGRVVGSSLVSQTFVSDEYFIGRPSAAGNDAGGVSGSNLAPSNVSLRERAQADANVIAQREDVSVDQIPVDLITASGSGIDPHISLEAAELQVARVAQARGIDEATVMALIDQALENTGWLGSPVVNVLRLNVSLDDRFPVSSTTAAPLTPAPVTPVASDTME